CGCCGAACCCGCGATCACCGAGGAGGAGATCAAGGAATGGATCGATGTCGGCGAGGAAGAAGGGATGATCGAGGAGGAAGAGCGGCAGATGCTCTACTCTGTCTTCAGGTTCGGTGAGACGACCGCCCGCGAGATCATGACTCCCCGCGTGGACGTCGTGCTGATCGAGGACGTCAGTTCCCTGGAGAACGCGATCACTCTCTTCAACGAGACCGGCCTCTCGCGCCTACCCGTGTACCACGACCAGATCGACAACATCGTCGGTGTCCTCAACATCAAGGATGTCTTTGCTGCCGAGTTCTCCAAAAAAGAGGTTGTCACGATCAAGGAACTGATGCACGACGCCTACTTTGTCCCGGAGAGCAAGATGATCGACGACCTCCTCAAGGAGATGCAGCTCCGGAAGGTCCATATGGCCATCGTCATGGACGAATACGGCGGTTTTGCCGGTGTCGTCACCGTCGAGGACATCCTCGAGGAACTTGTCGGCGAGATCCTTGATGAATTCGACGAAGAGGAACCCTCTATCCAGAAACTCGGCGAAGGCGTCTATATGGTGGACGCGCAGGTCTGGGTCGAACACCTCAACGAGGAACTCGGCACGAGTCTCCCGGTCGGTGAGTCGTATGAGACTCTTGGCGGCCTCCTCTTCACCATCCTCGGCCACATACCTCTCCGCGGCGAGGTCGTAAAACTGGCGAGCGGCGTCACCATTGCGGTGATGCAGATGCGTGGACGGCGGATCGTGAAGGTCAAACTGATCCTCCCGCCTCCCGCGGCAGGGGAGGGAGAGAATCGTTAATACCTCCCCGCGCCGACGTGTGAGCATGAAGCGCATTGCAGTGCTGGCATCAGGGAGGGGCTCCAACTTCCAGGCCGTCCTCGACGCAATCTGTGCCGGTACGATCAGGGCCGGGTGCGTCAGGCTGATCACCGACAAACCCGGCGCCTACGCGATCACCCGCGCGGAACAGGCCGGCATCCCGGTGACAGTCCTCGACCACGCCTCGTACCCCTCGAAACAGGCCTACGAGGCCGACCTGCTTGCGGCAATGCGGGACTGCGGCGCCGACATTTTTGTGCTTGCAGGCTACATGCGCATCGTCGGCGACGCTATCGTGGAGGCCTTTGCAGGGAGGATGATCAATATCCATCCCGCCCTCCTCCCCAGTTTCACCGGCCTCCACGCGCAGAGGCAGGCGATCGAGTACGGCGTGAAGGTGACCGGGTGCACGGTCCACTTCGTCGATACAGGGCTTGACAGCGGGCCTATCATCATCCAGGCCTGTGTCCCTGTCCTTGACGGCGACGACGAGGATACCCTTGCGGATCGGATCCTGGTCGAGGAGCACCGCGTCCTTCCCCGGGCCGTGTCAC
The Methanofollis sp. DNA segment above includes these coding regions:
- a CDS encoding hemolysin family protein; translated protein: MTPDEIILSGLFIACLALSGFFSSSEVALISITRAKVRTLVNEGKKGADALARLKEFPDHILIAILIGNNVVNVAAASIATAIAIERFGSAGVGIATGFVVILMLVFGEIGPKTYASRYTEKLALFAAPIILFLTKLLLPILWFYDRLSARFAPGSGLAEPAITEEEIKEWIDVGEEEGMIEEEERQMLYSVFRFGETTAREIMTPRVDVVLIEDVSSLENAITLFNETGLSRLPVYHDQIDNIVGVLNIKDVFAAEFSKKEVVTIKELMHDAYFVPESKMIDDLLKEMQLRKVHMAIVMDEYGGFAGVVTVEDILEELVGEILDEFDEEEPSIQKLGEGVYMVDAQVWVEHLNEELGTSLPVGESYETLGGLLFTILGHIPLRGEVVKLASGVTIAVMQMRGRRIVKVKLILPPPAAGEGENR
- the purN gene encoding phosphoribosylglycinamide formyltransferase, producing the protein MKRIAVLASGRGSNFQAVLDAICAGTIRAGCVRLITDKPGAYAITRAEQAGIPVTVLDHASYPSKQAYEADLLAAMRDCGADIFVLAGYMRIVGDAIVEAFAGRMINIHPALLPSFTGLHAQRQAIEYGVKVTGCTVHFVDTGLDSGPIIIQACVPVLDGDDEDTLADRILVEEHRVLPRAVSLLCDDRILVEGRHVRILPPPKAL